The Anopheles coluzzii chromosome 2, AcolN3, whole genome shotgun sequence genome window below encodes:
- the LOC125906575 gene encoding uncharacterized protein LOC125906575, with product MPHAIVQTTDARGNAELYIIPEGWIQETSRGKTYHLWPKYKNKRHLQQMVNDGNCTGNPNWEKIKCIVKKKNIGTIEDAEQLVTAMSDENNSDFSITSAPTLDGIQRANFENLMVIDDVKNESTEAIEENRWSEYSIEWLHDNDAHDAVESINGSVASLHSTHGNETKVAVEENQSAKYSTEEWLHENDANDKCDTTNDSVATVCSNHGYQMLADMDDANAQYPHSYIPCDPNNLVKSNHLPIDENNNVPRHTQNRKGDYDHTQQLNEIDNRLSRIEKMQATLITQMNILLDKTCPRVPPHLKEKHANIKTIKTLEDLEKLNKDLESFTNMRTIFDWLDFLISDQISHNRLIQALDILFDKTFLTKCSWTGVGRTGSKIQFQSYQNVVNLFKEIGSTNDEQLSLNAVANFFKDTLKYAQKRLNNKGLRKSTKHTFKHHEM from the coding sequence ATGCCGCACGCCATAGTTCAGACAACTGATGCAAGAGGAAATGCCGAGCTATATATAATTCCAGAGGGCTGGATACAGGAAACAAGCCGAGGCAAAACATATCATCTTTGgccaaaatataaaaacaaacgccATCTTCAACAAATGGTTAACGATGGGAATTGCACGGGCAATCCTAACTGGGAGAAGATTAAGTGCatcgtgaaaaaaaagaacatcgGTACGATAGAAGATGCGGAGCAACTGGTAACTGCTATGAGTGACGAAAATAACTCTGATTTTAGCATCACATCTGCACCTACATTAGATGGTATACAAAGAGCTAACTTTGAAAACTTAATGGTGATAGATGATGTTAAAAATGAAAGTACAGAAGCTATTGAAGAAAATCGATGGTCTGAATATTCCATAGAATGGCTTCATGACAATGATGCACATGATGCAGTTGAATCGATAAATGGATCGGTAGCATCACTACATTCAACCCATGGCAACGAAACTAAAGTGGCTGTAGAAGAAAATCAATCCGCGAAATACTCTACAGAAGAATGGCTTCATGAAAATGACGCAAATGATAAATGTGATACAACTAATGACTCGGTAGCAACTGTATGCTCAAACCATGGCTATCAAATGCTTGCAGATATGGACGATGCCAATGCACAATACCCTCACTCATATATCCCCTGTGATCCAAATAACTTAGTAAAAAGCAATCATCTGCCCATAGATGAAAACAACAATGTTCCTAGACATACACAAAACCGAAAAGGAGACTATGACCATACTCAGCAACTAAATGAAATAGATAACAGGCTTTCAAGAATCGAAAAGATGCAAGCAACTCTTATCACCCAAATGAATATTTTGCTTGATAAGACATGTCCACGTGTGCCTCCACATCTAAAAGAAAAGCATGCTAAtattaaaactataaaaacGTTGGAAGATCTCGAAAAACTTAACAAAGATCTAGAGTCATTTACCAACATGCGAACAATATTTGATTGGCTAGATTTTTTGATATCGGACCAAATCAGCCATAATAGATTGATACAAGCATTGGACATTCTTTTTGACAAAACCTTTTTAACGAAATGTAGTTGGACAGGTGTAGGAAGAACTGGGAGCAAGATACAGTTTCAATCATATCAAAATGTTGTTAACCTTTTTAAAGAAATAGGGTCTACTAATGATGAACAGCTTTCTTTGAATGCAGTTGCAAACTTTTTCAAGGATACGTTAAAGTACGCACAGAAGCGACTAAATAATAAAGGATTAAGAAAATCAACTAAACATACTTTCAAACACCATGAAATGTGA
- the LOC125906577 gene encoding uncharacterized protein LOC125906577 has protein sequence MKCTCEGEFSPLSNTTTFKSINAPLRTDKEFRAGAYPDHVKVISPLLEIPDIDIITDVIISESLHLFYLGILKRLLFGWRDGKLGKCYKWSGMQCDSVSEHLVGIELPSEIHRRFRRLDELKNWKGTELASFLHYAGLVVLKVLPSEAYEHFLLLFCAVTMLSSNEFKKNWHVAGKMLETFVIQYGQIYGEQYLTSNVHNLLHVLDEVRHFGPLPSLSAFRYENKLQFIKKSLRGTNRPLAQAANRNIELQNFFTIANNTVPSYPLTKNNKTNDLLITSGFLLQNNNRNGWFLTLDKQIIRYQSFVFDSETEIRIEGFVLPGNIDYFQYPIKSNHLYVFRGNRRDLRKKSSMFKLSDIKCKLAAVTTNDGDEHVFVPLLHTLR, from the coding sequence ATGAAGTGTACCTGCGAAGGAGAGTTTAGTCCCCTTTCAAATACAACGACTTTTAAAAGCATCAATGCCCCTCTTCGTACTGATAAAGAATTTCGAGCCGGAGCTTACCCAGATCATGTGAAAGTAATCTCTCCTCTTTTAGAAATACCCGACATCGATATAATAACAGATGTCATAATTTCAGAATCCCTACATTTGTTTTACTTAGGTATATTGAAAAGACTTTTATTTGGATGGAGAGATGGCAAGTTAGGGAAATGTTACAAATGGTCTGGTATGCAATGCGATAGTGTATCAGAGCACCTAGTAGGTATAGAATTGCCATCGGAAATACATAGAAGGTTTAGACGATTAGATGAGTTAAAAAATTGGAAAGGTACTGAGCTAGCATCATTTTTACACTACGCTGGATTGGTGGTTTTGAAGGTACTTCCATCTGAAGCTTACGAACATTTTCTGCTACTGTTTTGTGCAGTTACGATGCTCTCAtctaatgaatttaaaaaaaattggcaCGTAGCTGGTAAAATGTTGGAAACATTTGTCATCCAGTATGGACAAATATATGGCGAACAATATCTTACTAGTAACGTACATAATTTGCTGCACGTTTTGGATGAAGTGCGACATTTTGGACCACTTCCCTCACTTTCCGCTTTTCGATATGAAaacaaattacaatttataaaaaaatctctTCGTGGAACCAATAGACCTTTAGCTCAGGCCGCCAATAGAAATATTGAACTTCAAAATTTTTTTACGATTGCTAATAATACAGTACCATCTTACCCATTAACtaagaataacaaaacaaacgatttaTTAATAACTTCTGGATTCCTCTTGCAAAACAACAATCGAAATGGTTGGTTCTTAACTTTAGACAAGCAAATAATTCGTTACCAATCTTTTGTTTTCGATTCTGAAACAGAGATTAGAattgaaggttttgttttgccaggCAATATAGACTATTTTCAGTATCCCATAAAATCTAATCATCTATACGTTTTTCGGGGAAACCGGCGCGacttaagaaaaaaatcttctaTGTTTAAGTTAAGCGATATTAAATGCAAGCTAGCTGCTGTAACAACAAATGATGGCGATGAACATGTTTTTGTACCTTTATTGCATACGTTACGATGA
- the LOC125908379 gene encoding uncharacterized protein LOC125908379, with product MLSKNIRKTGTLYKKRDKTHAAFFNAQDETSDTAPIACTDIENSTADLDVAMEREEDMNDEEESDQETSSIHDTDKMDFSNMSLEDCIKFYALSTNQSHIAINLLSNILSANLGRSLPKSARTLLKTRRNNDDVHNIPGGQLWYYGVAQNIRNYYR from the exons atgTTATCGAAAAATATCCGAAAAACTGGAactttatacaaaaaaagggataagACGCACGCAGCATTCTTCAATGCACAGGACGAAACATCAGATACTGCGCCTATCGCTTGTACAG ATATCGAAAATAGTACGGCAGATTTAGATGTTGCAATGGAGCGTGAAGAAGACATGAATGACGAAGAGGAATCAGATCAGGAAACATCATCAATACATGACACTGATAAAATGGATTTTTCCAACATGTCGTTGGAAGATTGCATAAAATTTTATGCTTTGTCAACAAATCAGTCACACATCGCAATCAATCTGCTGTCTAATATATTATCAGCTAACCTGGGACGAAGCCTACCAAAATCTGCTCGAACTCTTCTGAAGACCAGGAGGAATAATGACGATGTTCACAACATTCCCGGAGGCCAATTatggtattacggtgttgctCAAAACATTAGAAACTACTACAGGTaa